TAGGAAATgtgtttcttaatttaattttgctATATAATGTAgttatatattgttttattttgtcacAGTGACAGTATATGTAAATTTACATCACAGTAGCCCAATCCTTGTCTGTATGGATTTGAAACGTGCTGAAAAAGAAACAGTGGACCCCACCTACTTATGGGTTGGGCCTAATGAAAAGCCATTAACAGGTAAGTTATTCgattttaatatcttcttttcttaatgatgcgaacattttttaagaaaagcacTGTCATTTATTGGAATGAAcaaattgaaatttaattttaactacAGATTCACTTACTCCATATTTAGACAATCATATTATATCTTGGTCTGTGCCTTATTTTCTCCTTATGCAAAAACTGAAGCAGTAATTTTTGTACCTTACTTCCCAAAGCTGTATTAGTTCAGAAGTTTTTATAAAACCTAAAATTTATCCTTGCAGCACCTGTGATAGGAGATGAGGTAACTAATATGTAATTTTTCACGATGTTAGGAGGGTGTCTTATAATATGAGCATTGTTAATTTCTGTCTTATGTGAAGAAATTGCATAGAACTATAAGGCAGTGTGATCTCACTTACAGAATTACTGGCATAAATCAATTGAAATTAGATGCCaagaaatgaattaaagaaaaccaaaatatatttcaaaagtgtACTTATCTCACGTGGTTTTCCATTGAGTAATATGACAGAGTTAAGATTTTGTTGAATTCTTGAAGTTAAAATAgtccattaatttttaaatttttgtatttatttgtaaccccaagTTTACTAAATAATGTTTGAATTGTTACATGTTAAATAACCAAGTAATTTACTCTTTCTGTTTAGgaaataatagaataaatataACTAAAACAGGAAAGCTGATGGTGAAAGACTTTCTGGAGCCTTTGTCTGGACTTTACACATGCACTCTTTCTTATAAGACTGTCAAAGCAGAAACCCAAGAAGAAAAGGTAGTAAAGCAGAGATATGACTTTATGATCTTTGGTAAGAATATAGACACATTTTAACTTAAACATTTAATATGGATCAGAATTAAGTATATGGTTTCTTCATTTAGTGACAATGAGTCttatatataattgttatgaCTTATAGAGTATTTTGGGTGTATTTGACTAGGCAAACTTAAACTGACATCAAAATAGTGTGTCCTAAATAATCCTCTTTCAGCCTCCCACTTCCCACTGTCTAGGTATGCAGGCACAATCTACATTATCACAACTTTGCCAGGTAATTTAAAAACTGGTGCTTAATTCCATAAAAGCAAATTAATGATCCTTTTCACTGGACTGTGCTGACAGCAACACTTCTGTAAATTAAGACCCTCACTgtcaaaatcttatttttttcttgatacttTTAACTTATATATATAGCCAGCCCACAGAAACCGTACAATCTCTTGTACTGAGTGGATAATATATCATATGAAAATAACCTTTTTCATTAAAGTTATtagttttatatctttttgtgAGGATAAActgttaaaacattttattagaaaaaataaaataaaatacccaaaAACCCCCCATTTTATTAGATAAATTAAGTTCTGTGCTGGTTTGCAAGATTGATGGGATTTAATATTACATGTTATTTGGAAATTAATGCTAGGCACAATTGTTTTATTCTCATCTTTCTTAAAGCCTACCGGGAACCTGACTATTCATATCAGATGGCTGTACGTTTTACCACAAAATCTTGTGTAGGAAAGTATAATGATCTGCTTTTTAGAATGCTGAAGAAAATCTTGGATAATTTAATCTCTGATTTGTCATGCCATGTCATAGAACCATCATATAAATGCCATTTTGTTAAAGTCCCAAAACATGGCCTCATTCCTGAGCTATTTATAGCCTTTCAaggtaaaaaaaagttttaatatttctttaattttatgtgtttaatCTTAATTATGAAATTAATTACCATATTATTATAGAAAGCTTATAAATAGTAGGCCTTAAATGTTTGTTAAGCACTAAAGTATGTTGTTGGTCTTAACCTGgttgtggttttaaaaattaacacattattTGCCTTCAACTATGATATATTGTTGCCTGTCTTTTAGAACttaatatcattttataaatatgggCTTTAACTATGTAGCTAATATTTAACTTATAACTTCttatagaattttaaattgtatttttgagAACTTAACAAAAGGGAGAAACCAAACCAAATTTATTACTATTCATTTTAAAGCCTTGTAGTTACCTCCATTAGCCCCCAGATGGAGTGAAATCATAATGTATAAATCATTCAAATTGTGCACCTTTACTTTATTACTAGAATTACATAGattaaacacatgcacacatgcatactGAATTCAGCATTTGGAGCTTTATTGGAATGTTTGGAACTTTTTGGAATCTTTCtgtgaaaatgttatttttccccCTCCAGTTAATCCTTTTGCACCAGGGTGGAAAGGTAAATGCAATGAGTCTGTTGACTGTGAAGATACCACTAaccataatatcctccaggtgaGAATTTCAGTGTAAGGGGAAAGTATTTGAATAGTATACAAAgctatttaaaaactgaaatatgaaGTATTATTGAtttttggtttcagttttatAAACTGAGATTGTTGAGATCTTggctatttaaaaatgttttgttctggAAGAGTATATCTGGAATGTTATATAGCTCCCCaggttaatattatatatttttcctatgaCAGAAGGATGGATCACTGGTCTTTGTTCTCCAAATGTAACTAAGCAGCAGCTTGAAGAACAACCTTACAATCATGTCAACCTAGGTTAAAACAGTGGTTCTTCCAAAACTGTATCTGCACTGATCAAAATAGttgctctctcctctgcctccttaGAGGCTAAGGACATAGTCTAAAAAATCCCTTCACTCTCCTCCTCTATCCCTGAGCGCATACCCTTAATATTGTGCATGGTTTATGGGTtgttattagttattatttaagCCCcatgctcaaaaaataaaataaaatttataccaTTAGTCTGTAATGCTGATTAGAGAAAAGTTTTGGTTTCCATTTTGCTTGGCTTTTTGGAATTAGAAATAATGAACTCCCAgttatctacatgtggaatagaCATGATGCAAATAATTCAAAACAAGTGCTTTTTAACCTCAATTTAGTTTTTCTTAACTGTTGTGCATAAAAATTGACAATAATTGGTAAGGTCAAGGCTAAACTAATTTTAGTATTAACATGCAACTTTTCAGGAATTCATCTGTTGTGTAAAGCAATGGCATGTTTGTATTACGTTTCATTGCCTCTGATACAGGAGGAGAAATTTGGTTCATAGTTTAGTAATTGTACTTCTCTCTGGTGTTTTTAAATCTTAGGCAAGAAATCGAATAGAAGAATTTTTCCGGAGCCAAGCATATATTTTCAACCATGACTTTAATAAAACTCTACCAGCTATGCATTTTGTGGACCACAGTTTTCTGATAGTACGAATAGATAGCTGTCGTCCAGGCTTTGGAAAAAATGAAGGTCTCCACAGCAATTGCGCTACCTGTTGtggtaattataaaatataaatatctaattATTTAGGTTATATAGTCagaattcacttagcataattgaATTGAATATTTATAGTGGTTCTCTTTAccaaaaaatatgtttaattaaaGGGAAGTAAAAATTCAAAGCCcaaatttctaaatataattaTCTTCATGTATATGAATTCTGCTAATGTAATCTTttgtattacaaaatatttctgtagtgcttttttttttggctgcattgggtcttcgttgctgcgtgcaggctttctctagttgcggcgagtgtgggctactctttgttgcggtgcgcggacttctcattgcggtggcttcttttgttgtggagcacgggctctaggcgtgggcttctgtagttgtggtgcacaggctcagtagttgtggctcacgggctctagagcgcaggctcagtagttgtggcgcacgggcttagttgctccgcagcatgtgggatcttcccagaccagggctcgaacccgtgtccccggtattggcaggtggattcttaaccactgtgccaccaaaggAAGCCCTTCTGACTTAAGCTACTATactatgaaagaaaacaaaatggtcCTGCCTAGAAATTGTAAATAGGAACTAGAAAACAAGAAATAGGAACTCATAAATGAAGCAATGCAGAAGATACTGTAAAATGCTGATGCTAAAGGAAAAAATAGCTAAGATTCTAACTTTTTTCTGGCTTTAAGATCACCAGATAACAATGTTTAAAACTTATAAATGGGGagttctctggcggtccagtggttaggactctgcgctttcacttcTGTgtccccgggttcaatccctggttagggaactaagatcctgcaacaCGCTcagtgcagccaagaaaaaaaacctcataaaTAATCTTCCACACCTTAACTGGCTGAACATTACTCATAGTATAACATAGATATAGAATGTCAATGGTGTGACATTAATGGCAATTTGTATTATTGGTATAAGATACTTCTAACTGAAATTATAATAATCTACTCCATTGTGTTTTCCTCTGCAGTGGTTTGTGGTCCTGGGACTTTTAGTCCTGATGTTGATGTTACATGTCAGACCTGCGTTTCTATCCAAATCTACGGAGCTAAATCTTGCCCATAAAACTTCAAACAAAAACTGCAACGTGAAGACTAGAGGTGAAAGCATTGTTACTTGCTTGTGGAGGTGGCGAACATAAGATGATTTGTTCACATCCCAGAGTGTCATAGATAGTTCCAGTAAGTAAGATCAGTACGACCAAAACATTGGAAAACATACCTTTTAGAAACCCTAAAAAGATAGTTGACATGGCATTTCTAAGAAGGCATTTAATATCTCCAGTGTGCAAAGGAAAGTGTAAGTATCAGTGGatgagttttattgaaatatgtttTGTTGTTTACAAACAATCTGTTTCCATGTACCTAAGACTATATTAAGATCAAGAAGAGTAGCAaagtataatataataaaaacattgtactttccatgtattattttgtttgatatcactcttatataaaggcatatatattacCTTTATAATTAGAACCAAAAAACTTATTTCTTTGGGTCTCTTTGCTTTCAGTTTGTTTTTAGAATAATAGAATTTATTagtatagttttaggtttacagtatAATTGAGCAGATATTATACAGAGTTCCATATACCCACTCCAGCCCACACCCTCATCCctccccagtttcccctattattaacatcttgcattagtgtgatgcatttgttacaattaatgaaccaatgttgatacattattatcaactatagttcaTAGTTTATATTAAGGTTCATTCTTTGTGTTctacagttctatgggttttgacaactgCATAATGACATGTGTCCACCCTTACAGTTTCATACAGAATTGTTTCACCACCCTTAAAATGCCCTATGCTTCACCTATTCATCTCTCTCCCTTACCCCAGAGCCCTTGACAACCagtaatctttttactgtctctatagttttgccttttccaaagtgTCATAAACttggaattgtacagtatgtaGACTttccagactggcttctttcacttaccaatattcatttaaggttcctccatgtctttttgtgacttaATAGatcattttttattgctgaataatattccatcatatgggtgtgtaaaggacatcttggttgcttccagtttttggtgattatgaataaagttgctataaatatttgtgtacaggtttttgtatggacacaAGTTTTCAAATCAATTGCGTAAATACGTAGGAGCATGACTGCTGTATTGTATAGTAAaattatgtttagttttgtaagaaactgccaaactgtgtcCCCAGTTGGgctaccattttatattcccaccagcaatggatgtgttccttgttgttcctcatcctcaccagcttttggtattttcagtgtttttgatTTTGGCCGTTCTAATAGGTatatagtggtatttcattgtcattttaattttaaatcccCTAATGACATCTggtctgagcatcttttcatatgtttatttgtcaCATGTATATCTACCGTTCAgatctttctccatttttttattggattagtcattcttattgttgagttctaagagttctttgtataatttagatacaagttctttatcggatatgtgttttgcaaatattttctcccattttgtggcttGTCTCTTCATTCTTCTCACAGTGTCTTTCACTAAgcagaagtttctaattttagtaaaattcaatttaccaatttttttctcacggatcatgcttttggtgtcatacctaaAAACTCATCACCaagcccaaggtcatctaggtttgcTCCTGTTGTATTCTAGAAGTTATATAGTTTCATGTTGTACATTTAGTCTAAGATGAATTAGTTTTTGTGAAAAGTATAAGTTGTatgtttagattcttttttttttttttttgcatatggatggttccagcaccatttgttgaaaagactatccttcctccattgaattgcctttgctcctttgtcaaaaatcagttgactgcatttgtgtgggtctatgtctgggttctctattctacTCCAATTATCAATTCATGTATTCTTTCATcaataccatactgccttgatttcTGTATAGTAAGTCTTAAATTCAGTTAGTATCAGTCCCCTGACTTAGTTCTTATtcttcagtattgtgttagttatcctgggtcttttgccttttcatataaactttagaattagtttgttgataaccacaaaataacttgctgggagtttggttggaattgcattgaatctataggtcaagTTGGGGAAAATTGACATGTTAACAATTTTGAGTTTTCCTATCcaggaacatggaatatctctttatttagattttctttatttcatcagagttttgtagttttcctcatatagatcttgtacatattttcttcaatttatgcctaaatatttaattttttgcacAAATGTAAATGgtcttgtatttttaatttcaaattccaagtGTTTATTGCTGGTATTTAGGAAggcatttaactttttttttttaattttttttattgaggtatagttgttttacaatgttgtgttagtttctactgtagtGAAGTgaacttccctgtgctatacggcaggttcttattagtcatctattttatacatattagtgtatatatgtcaatcccaatctcccaattcatcccacacccaccccccaccgcttCCCCCCTTGGTTTCCATATGTATATTAACCTTATATCCTGTgatatttctctaattgcttatTAATTCCAGGAAGTTTTTTgtaaattctttgggattttctacttagacaatcatgtcatctgcaaacagaacagttttatttcttccttcctaatctgtatatcttttatttccttatctagtcttattgcattagctagaacttACAGTATGATGTTCTGTAAGttctcctctattcctagtttgctgaaagcttttatcatgaatgggtattggattttgccaaatgctttttctgcatttattgatgtgatcatgtgatttttttatctttcgtctgttgatatgatggattacattaattgattttcaaatgttggaaCCATCCTTATATATTCAGAATAAATCCTTTTTAGTCATagtatatagttatttttatacattgttggatttgatttgctaatattctattgaggatttttgtatttatttcatgaGACATATTAGTTTGTAGTTTTCCCTTCTTATGATATCATTATCTGGTTTTAGTATTAGGGTTATTTAGTGTTAGTGTTAACATTGTAGGTATGTGTGTCAGTCAGGGTCCAATCAGGAGACAAAAAACACAAAGTAATTTGAACAGGGAaggtttaatataaagaattgtcAACCATAACAGGAGCAGAATAACAAGGAATTGGATAGTGagatatagagaaccctaaagaatAGAGGGGTAGCGGATATAAAGAGCAGCTCCTACCACTGGGACTGAGACAGAGTGTCCATGAAAGAGCCACCAGCTCCAAGGGCTGAGATCTAGACCTTATTGAAGAGGGCACAACCATGGGTCACCGGATGACAGAAAAGTCACTGAGGCTGGAAATTCACTCTCCGGAACTTTCCAGAGATCTGCCCTCTAGGGTGCCAAGGAAGGCTCTTCATGGGGAAATTTCTCACTCTGCTACAAAACCACGCAAGGAAGAGGGGTTGTTGGTGAAGCTGCTGGCCACCATGCACTGCAGGACATGGAGATATTGCACATGTTGCAGGAGCCTGCCAAGGGAACAAcctgctgcttttttgttttttttaatttaacttatttatttatttttggctgcgttgggtctttgttgctgcgcgcgggcttcctctagttgctgcgagcgggggctactcttccttgcggtgcgcgggcttctcattgcggtggcttctcttgttgcggagcacgggctctaggcacgtgggcttcagtagttgtggcacgtgggctcagtagttgtggctcacgggctctagagcgcaggctcagtagttgtggtgcacgggcttagttgctccgcggcatgtgggatcttcccggaccagggcttgaacccgtgtaccctgcattggcaggcagattcttaaccactctgccaccagggaagccccaacctgcTGCTTTTTGATGATGTCAGCTCAGTTTGacttttcttcccctctccttAGAAAATCCCACAGCATGTAGACACTGCTCTTGAgtttatgaatttctttttttcctaagccAGAAGGTATTTTCTCCTCTTATATTTTGTTCTTCATCCTCCAATACCCTTTTACTCTTTAGGTTGCTGCCATATTTTCATCTTAACTGTTCACCCTTGGCAAGCCTTCTTTACCCCATAGGTCACGCATCTGGTAAATGTTTCTGAGGCCCTTCTTGATTTCCTTCTTCAGTTTCAAAAGCTTCTTCAGTCCTTTGAAAAGAAGAACATAAATGGATTGACAGATTAGTATGATCTGACAGATTAGCCCCTCTGGCACAATAATGAATTATGCAGGTCTGAAGAACCCTGAGGTGGCAAAAACATGATTGGTGCCAAAGTATAGTTCCTTAGTGGCAGTGTTTATTTTGGAGACTGCTAGATATGTGAGTTGAAGTTTGGATAAACAGATATTGTGCTATCACTTTGGGTCATCCCAAGGTAACACATTGATATCTAGTATCAGAATCTGGAAACAATTAGacagcagtgaaagtgtttggaaaacaaagaagataaggaaacaggaagcagagagaaaagaaaatggcttTAACCACCAACCATTGAATAGAAAATGTTGCATACCACTCAGAGGGTAGAGGAAATACACCTCAGTCCAAATGAGCTTGAAGTCCTTTTCTTGCAGATGTAGGTCACAAAGCTTGGACTGGAGAGCTCTAATTTAGACTTCTGGACCCTACCTTATTTCTGTGGAAGTTTTCTGGAATGTGGCTCACACAGAAGGAAGTCaaccaaatttttaaatgcagaggAAAGACTAAATTGAGGCTGGAGATATGTGCGTGtgcctccctcctctttcttATGGCCCAGTTGGTGGAGTCTAATGTCCAATGGTTTTCAAAGCATCTTGCAAAATATGTCTCCCCTGAATGGCAGAAAGCAAGTGAGGAAGACATCTGCAGTCTACAATGAAAGACCCTGGCTTTCTGATTCTAGTCCTGACTCTATCATTTTCTATCTTTGACAAAGACCGTTTTCTCATCCCTGCTATGGGGAAACTAATACCAGGTTCAACCTCTCTTAAAATGTAACTTTATGTAATCATATAATTTGTATGAAAGAACTATGTAAACCATAAAACACCAACAATTTTTAGGCTCTGTATTAGCTTGTGGGGCCTATGATAAATAAGGAAGTGATTCTACACAGCCCCCCAAGAATCCATAGCTTTCACCGTAATTTGCATACATTCAATCAAtaagcttttatttattatagGTACTATGCTCAGTAGTCTCCATCTCTGTCACCAGGGAGGGCACAGACTAGTGTCTGAGACCAATAAAGTACTCCGATTAAGTGCCATTGTGACTTAGATAGCAGCTTAGAGTCCTCTGTCCCTTGCATATTTAGGTGGTAGGTTTGAGGGAAGATTTCAGAAGGCAGATGGAGGAAGGGTTACACTGcctcaacacacacaaaaaagcttaAAATGAAACAGTAAGCATCaccattctctttttttcaccacttttattgtgaaatataacaTGCATACAGAAAAGTGCGTTGAACACTAATTTGCAGTTTAACAAATAATTACCAAATAAATATCTGAGCTACCCACCACCCgggtgaagaaataaaatatttctagctTCCTAGAAACCCACTCCTTTCCCATGTGCCTGTCCCTGATCGTATCATCCCTCCTCCAAAGAGGATGAATCATaataattatttccttccttttcttggaGTTTTACCACCAAAGTTGGATCCCTAAGCCATATAGTCTCTCTGTTTTTGAATATTATGGAGAGAATCATAATGAATATATTCTTCTATGCCTTGATTCTTTCTAAAGATTAATCTCATGTAGAGTTAGTTTATTAATACcaattgctgtatagtattccattatgtgacTATATCacagttttttatccattctattgttGGGGAACACTCAAGTTGTTGCTGGTTCTTGACTGTTACGACATCCTACTAAGTAAAATTCTTTAAAGTATATCCCATGTGATGCATATGTGCACAAGTTTCTCTAGAGTTTATACCTAGCTGTTGAATTTTGGGGTTATAGGGTAGGTCAGTCTTCCATTTGTAATGACAAACTGTTATTCACAGTGATTGtactaatttatattcccaacaGTAAACAATGTAACAATGGAAGTAACACTGGACATTCTCATTGTTTCAGATACttaccaacatttggtattgtcagactTTTAAACTTTTTCCAGGCTGGTGAGTGAGTAGTGGTATCTCCTGgaggttttaatttgtgtttccctgattaCTAATCAGGTTAATCATCATTTCATATGTTTGTTAgccattaagattctctttttccaAAAGTTCTGCAGAagacttttgtctatttttgtattGAGTCAtctttttctattgatttgtaCAAGCTCCCTGTACTGGATATTACGGCTTTGTAAGTTATACGTGttttaaatatcttctcccacggtgtggtttgtcttttctcctctttgtgatatcttttgatgaacaaacattgtttttgttttgtttgttttttggccacgccacacagcttgcaggattttaattccctgaccagggattgaacctgcgccctcagcagtcaaggctcagagtcctaaccattggaccagcagggaatccccataaacaAATGCTTTTAATGTTAATATAGTTATAGACttgcctttcacatttagatctaaATTCTAACtggaattaattttatatatgctGTGTGGTAGCcatcaaatataatttttcatccATGTGGTTACTCAGTTGTCCtggcaccacttgttgaaaaatCTAGCCTTTCCCCAGTACTCTGCAGTGTTACTTCTGTCACGTAGCAGGTGTCCATTTTTGCATGAGAATCTATGTCTGAGATGCCtcctctatttttctatttgtctatCCCTGCTCTAATGCTACACCAAAATATTATAGCTTTAATAATCCATCTTGATATCTGGTAGAGCAAGTTTTTCCACCTTGTTCTTCAAGAGTATCATGGCTATTTGTGCCTCTTTGCActtccatataagttttagaatCACCCTATTAAGttatatacacacagaaatattGAGATTTTgtttggattgcattgaatccatagattaATTTGGGAAGATTCCACAATTGTACAAGATTGTGTCTTCTAATCCTTCAACATAGTATTCCTTCTTTTGTTTAAGTCTCCTCGGGTCTCTCAATAAGAGTTTATAATTTAATGTGTTAGAACTCTTTCAGACCTCTTGTTagatatattcctaggtatttcatatttttggtgCTATTAcaattggtattttaaaatttcatttttatttttgttgctgatGTACATAAGAATACAattggtttatatatatattaatttcagCAAATTGCTAAATtatcttattcattttaataatttatctatAGATTCTTTCGGACTTTCTATACACAAATTAGATCACCTGAAAgtaatgtaattttctttttaaaaaaaatccttacatattttgtttctcttttggctTCATATACTTTCTAGACCTTCTATATAATGTCAAATAGATAGAAGCAGTGacagtaggcatccttgtcttgtttctgattcaGAGAGAAAGCTTATAACATTCcgccattaaatatgatgtttacTGTAGATATTTTATGATACGTATATCAGATTAAAGACATatcttttattcctagttttctaggaat
This window of the Balaenoptera ricei isolate mBalRic1 chromosome 20, mBalRic1.hap2, whole genome shotgun sequence genome carries:
- the ZPBP2 gene encoding zona pellucida-binding protein 2 gives rise to the protein MRAWALLSAVLWYLTGVGWQRNSERTEKGFIYGKPGHPVTVYVNLHHSSPILVCMDLKRAEKETVDPTYLWVGPNEKPLTGNNRINITKTGKLMVKDFLEPLSGLYTCTLSYKTVKAETQEEKVVKQRYDFMIFAYREPDYSYQMAVRFTTKSCVGKYNDLLFRMLKKILDNLISDLSCHVIEPSYKCHFVKVPKHGLIPELFIAFQVNPFAPGWKGKCNESVDCEDTTNHNILQARNRIEEFFRSQAYIFNHDFNKTLPAMHFVDHSFLIVRIDSCRPGFGKNEGLHSNCATCCVVCGPGTFSPDVDVTCQTCVSIQIYGAKSCP